The stretch of DNA CCATTAATTGTTCGCCACGTTGGCGGGTAACTGCATACAGATCACAATGTACCATCACGGGATCGTGTCCTTCCTCTTTCAGCATTTTTGCCAGTTCAAGCAAAGGAAAACCTTCCACTTCAAAGGCCAGCAACATGATCTTCATGGGCTAACTTTTGTATGGTGTGCGAGAATCATTAATGAGCAGGCCTGCTTTTTTATCAGATCATTTCAAGTGACAACGGTGTACCCGCTTTCACATCCTGCTTCAAGGCTTTGCCCACTACAAGATCATAAAATCTGGGAGACAGGCCAATGCCCGGTCTTAACACACGGATATCCTTTTCATTGATCATCTCACCCTTTTTCAGGTCATTCACCAAAAAAATCGACCGCTTGAAGATCATACTCTTCTCTTCCCCGCTGGTGATATCATAATTAACCCTTCCGAGAGAGGCATATGCCCGTTGACATTCATCCACCAGTGACTTCAGTTCGGCAGGTTCCAGGGAGAAGGCACTGTCGATGCCACCATCCGCCCGGGACAATGTCACGTGCTTCTCAACGACCACTGCACCCAGAGCAACAGAGGCGACAGGCACACCGATCCCTTTGGTATGGTCGGATAGACCGACATGACAACCGAACAAAGACCTCATATGGGGAATGGTACGTATGTGACATTCACTCGGATCCGCAGGGTAGGTGCTGGTACATTTCAGCAAAACGAGGTCTTTGCAACCATGGGTTCTCAGTTCCGCGACGGCCTGGTGCAGGTCGCCAAGATCTGCCGTGCCCGTGGACATAATCACGGGTTTGCCGGTAGATGCAACCTTACGGAGCAACGGCACATCGGTATTTTCAAATGAAGCGATCTTATAAACTTCCGTATTCAAACCTTCCAGGAAATCAACGGAAGTGTGGTCGAACGGTGTGCTAAAAACCACGAGTCCCAGTTCCCTCCCCCTCTTGAAGATTTTCTCATGCCATTCCCACGGGGTGCTGCCTTCTTTATAAAGATCATACAGTTCCCTTCCATTCCAGAGTGAATTCTCGTCCTGTATTTTCAGCGCCCCCTTCAGGGTCATGGTGTCCGGCGTATAGGTTTGAAGCTTGATGGCATCCGCACCGGTTTTTGCTACTTCTTCTACGATCCGGATGGCATTTTCCAGCGACTGGTTATGGTTTGCGGACATCTCGGCGATAACGAACGGAGGTTTCTCCGAGCCTATGACGTGATCCGCTATGATAATATCTTTCATGATTGGTATCGTGATTTCAGCCTCTAAAATATCAAGAAATAGTCAATTAACTCATCCACCTATCAGATACTACCTGTTGAATTGCACGCAACCTAGGATGCTGTTGATTTACTTTTTTGGTAAAGGTCATTAAAAACCTGTGCTATGCGTGGCCTGCTGTCCGTCATATGTTGCTGTTGTGATGCAAGATGTTTTTGTATCACATTCGGATCCAGAAATGAGGTAGTGTTTAAAAGCAGTCCCGGCCATTGGGAATAGTCCATCAATGTAAGCATCACCGCCATATCCAACTGACTGAGCATGGAAGCAATATTGTATTGATTTTCCGTATAGGCGACCACCAGCAAACCCAACCCGGCGCAACATGCTTCCATAGCAACACTGCTTGCGGCCACCACACCTGTCTGACAATGCTTCATCACATCAAGCATGCCTTGTGCATCAAGGTTCCTGTAGAGATGAACACGACCTGATTCAACAGTGAAAGAACTCAACTTCTCCAGTCCCTGGTAGTCGGGACCCGTAACCACATGCAATGCGGACTCCGGCACCATCTTACGCAGTGTCTTCACCGTAGGCATGGTGAGATCAAGGGGGTCCGCTCCTCCAAAGCACACAAATATATCCGTCACCTCATGGACTGTTTTGCGTTTGTTGCTCGCTGCTTCGCGAAATGACTTCCTTCCCATGAAGTATTCAGGGCCGGTACAACAGATGGTATAAGACGGCAGGTCATACCTTGGATTGAGGCAGCCATGATTAATCACCACATCTGAAACAAACCGGCCTTCGCCAAAGTCATCAACGGATACAACAAAAACGCCGGTGTCTTTGAGCACCTGCTGATAACTAACATCAAACTCGTATCCATCAAGAACAATAATACTTCCGCGTTCTAAGCAATGATTGATCAGATTCTCAGCTTCTGATCGCATATCCTGAAAAGATGCAAGAATCCGCACCTCATCCATCCCACCGGAGAACAGTTCTGCATATTGCTTCTGATTGTCCGGGATGATCACGCATGACCTAAAATCCTGAGGCAGCA from Flavobacteriales bacterium encodes:
- the pseI gene encoding pseudaminic acid synthase: MKDIIIADHVIGSEKPPFVIAEMSANHNQSLENAIRIVEEVAKTGADAIKLQTYTPDTMTLKGALKIQDENSLWNGRELYDLYKEGSTPWEWHEKIFKRGRELGLVVFSTPFDHTSVDFLEGLNTEVYKIASFENTDVPLLRKVASTGKPVIMSTGTADLGDLHQAVAELRTHGCKDLVLLKCTSTYPADPSECHIRTIPHMRSLFGCHVGLSDHTKGIGVPVASVALGAVVVEKHVTLSRADGGIDSAFSLEPAELKSLVDECQRAYASLGRVNYDITSGEEKSMIFKRSIFLVNDLKKGEMINEKDIRVLRPGIGLSPRFYDLVVGKALKQDVKAGTPLSLEMI
- the pseG gene encoding UDP-2,4-diacetamido-2,4,6-trideoxy-beta-L-altropyranose hydrolase → MSKKVFFKPALGSQIGLGHAYRCISLAGMLPQDFRSCVIIPDNQKQYAELFSGGMDEVRILASFQDMRSEAENLINHCLERGSIIVLDGYEFDVSYQQVLKDTGVFVVSVDDFGEGRFVSDVVINHGCLNPRYDLPSYTICCTGPEYFMGRKSFREAASNKRKTVHEVTDIFVCFGGADPLDLTMPTVKTLRKMVPESALHVVTGPDYQGLEKLSSFTVESGRVHLYRNLDAQGMLDVMKHCQTGVVAASSVAMEACCAGLGLLVVAYTENQYNIASMLSQLDMAVMLTLMDYSQWPGLLLNTTSFLDPNVIQKHLASQQQHMTDSRPRIAQVFNDLYQKSKSTAS